Proteins encoded together in one Tripterygium wilfordii isolate XIE 37 chromosome 14, ASM1340144v1, whole genome shotgun sequence window:
- the LOC120015166 gene encoding CDPK-related kinase 5-like isoform X2 yields MGLCTSKPSSPSSPNLSPPKPISAKSNDNGVPVKESRKSQRSDVNVNGGKSGEDENGEDLSKELENVKKSPFFPFYSPSPAHYFFSKKSSPARSPAPGNASANSTPKRFFKRPFPPPSPAKHIMAVLARRHGTVKPNQVSIPEGSEVEGTGLDKSFGFSKNFGSKYELGEEVGRGHFGYTCKARFKKGELKGQEVAVKIIPKAKMTTAIAIEDVRREVKILRALTGHNNLVQFYDAYEDHDNVYIVMELCEGGELLDRLLSSGGKYTEIDAKAVLIQILNVVAFFHLQGVVHRDLKPENFLFTSKDENSHLKAIDFGLSDFVKPDERLNDIVGSAYYVAPEVLHRSYSVEADVWSIGVIAYILLCGSRPFWARSESGIFRAVLKADPSFEEAPWPSLSSEAKDFVKRLLNKDPRKRLTAGQALSHPWIKNSNDVEVPLDILIFKLMKAYMRSSALRKAALRALSKTLTVDELFYLKKQFALLEPSKNGTISLENIKAALMKHTTDAMKDSRTPDFLASLNALQYRRMDFEEFCAAALSVHQLEALDRWEQHARCAYELFEEDGNKEIVIEELASRRVILYRIV; encoded by the exons ATGGGTCTCTGCACCTCCAAACCCTCCTCCCCAAGCTCCCCCAATCTTTCTCCTCCTAAACCTATATCAGCCAAGAGTAACGATAATGGAGTCCCGGTCAAGGAAAGCCGTAAATCGCAACGGAGTGATGTTAACGTTAATGGCGGGAAATCCGGCGAGGATGAGAACGGAGAAGATCTAAGTAAAGAGTTGGAGAACGTAAAGAAATCTCCATTTTTTCCGTTCTACAGCCCCAGCCCGGCGCACTACTTCTTCTCGAAAAAGTCGTCGCCGGCAAGATCTCCGGCGCCTGGAAATGCGAGCGCCAACTCGACGCCCAAGCGGTTCTTTAAGCGGCCGTTCCCGCCGCCTTCTCCGGCGAAGCATATAATGGCTGTGCTGGCGCGAAGACATGGAACGGTCAAGCCGAATCAGGTGTCAATACCGGAGGGAAGTGAGGTGGAGGGAACGGGGCTTGACAAGAGCTTTGGGTTCTCGAAGAACTTTGGGAGCAAGTATGAGCTCGGTGAGGAGGTTGGGAGAGGACATTTTGGTTACACATGCAAAGCGAGGTTTAAGAAGGGGGAGCTCAAGGGGCAAGAGGTAGCGGTGAAGATTATACCTAAGGCTAAG ATGACCACTGCTATTGCCATAGAGGATGTGAGAAGAGAAGTCAAGATATTAAGAGCTTTGACTGGACATAATAATCTTGTACAATTCTATGACGCATATGAAGATCACGATAATGTCTATATAGTAATGGA GTTGTGTGAAGGAGGAGAACTCTTGGACAGATTACTGTCTAg TGGTGGAAAATACACAGAAATTGATGCTAAGGCTGTCTTGATCCAGATTTTGAACGTTGTTGCATTTTTCCATCTTCAGGGTGTGGTCCACCGTGATCTAAAACCAGAA AATTTTTTGTTCACGTCGAAGGATGAGAACTCGCATTTGAAGGCCATCGATTTTGGCTTGTCTGATTTTGTGAAACCGG ATGAAAGGCTCAATGACATTGTTGGTAGTGCATACTATGTGGCACCTGAAGTTCTACATAGATCTTACAGTGTGGAAGCTGATGTATGGAGCATTGGTGTGATTGCATATATTCTGTTGTGTGGCAGCCGTCCATTTTGGGCCCGCTCTGAGTCTGGCATCTTTCGCGCTGTTCTAAAAGCTGATCCAAGTTTTGAAGAGGCACCATGGCCTTCTCTATCATCCGAGGCAAAAGACTTTGTGAAGCGCTTGCTAAATAAAGATCCAAGAAAAAGATTGACTGCTGGTCAAGCTTTAA GTCATCCGTGGATAAAGAACTCTAATGATGTAGAAGTGCCTCTGGATATTCTAATATTCAAGCTCATGAAGGCTTATATGCGTTCTTCAGCTCTTCGGAAGGCTGCCCTAAGG GCTCTGTCTAAAACATTGACGGTAGATGAGCTATTTTATTTGAAGAAGCAATTTGCATTATTGGAGCCAAGCAAAAATGGAACTATAAGCTTAGAAAATATTAAAGCG GCTTTGATGAAACATACAACAGATGCAATGAAAGATTCTCGCACTCCTGATTTTTTAGCTTCA CTTAATGCACTTCAATACAGAAGAATGGACTTCGAAGAATTTTGTGCAGCAGCACTAAGTGTCCATCAGCTGGAAGCACTTGATCGATGGGAGCAACATGCCCGTTGTGCATATGAGCTTTTTGAGGAAGACGGAAACAAGGAAATAGTCATTGAGGAACTAGCTTCT CGTCGTGTTATTTTGTACAGAATAGTTTAA
- the LOC120015166 gene encoding CDPK-related kinase 5-like isoform X1, which translates to MGLCTSKPSSPSSPNLSPPKPISAKSNDNGVPVKESRKSQRSDVNVNGGKSGEDENGEDLSKELENVKKSPFFPFYSPSPAHYFFSKKSSPARSPAPGNASANSTPKRFFKRPFPPPSPAKHIMAVLARRHGTVKPNQVSIPEGSEVEGTGLDKSFGFSKNFGSKYELGEEVGRGHFGYTCKARFKKGELKGQEVAVKIIPKAKMTTAIAIEDVRREVKILRALTGHNNLVQFYDAYEDHDNVYIVMELCEGGELLDRLLSSGGKYTEIDAKAVLIQILNVVAFFHLQGVVHRDLKPENFLFTSKDENSHLKAIDFGLSDFVKPDERLNDIVGSAYYVAPEVLHRSYSVEADVWSIGVIAYILLCGSRPFWARSESGIFRAVLKADPSFEEAPWPSLSSEAKDFVKRLLNKDPRKRLTAGQALSHPWIKNSNDVEVPLDILIFKLMKAYMRSSALRKAALRALSKTLTVDELFYLKKQFALLEPSKNGTISLENIKAALMKHTTDAMKDSRTPDFLASLNALQYRRMDFEEFCAAALSVHQLEALDRWEQHARCAYELFEEDGNKEIVIEELASELGLSPSIPVHAVLHDWIRHTDGKLSFLGFVKLLHGVSSRNLAKAQ; encoded by the exons ATGGGTCTCTGCACCTCCAAACCCTCCTCCCCAAGCTCCCCCAATCTTTCTCCTCCTAAACCTATATCAGCCAAGAGTAACGATAATGGAGTCCCGGTCAAGGAAAGCCGTAAATCGCAACGGAGTGATGTTAACGTTAATGGCGGGAAATCCGGCGAGGATGAGAACGGAGAAGATCTAAGTAAAGAGTTGGAGAACGTAAAGAAATCTCCATTTTTTCCGTTCTACAGCCCCAGCCCGGCGCACTACTTCTTCTCGAAAAAGTCGTCGCCGGCAAGATCTCCGGCGCCTGGAAATGCGAGCGCCAACTCGACGCCCAAGCGGTTCTTTAAGCGGCCGTTCCCGCCGCCTTCTCCGGCGAAGCATATAATGGCTGTGCTGGCGCGAAGACATGGAACGGTCAAGCCGAATCAGGTGTCAATACCGGAGGGAAGTGAGGTGGAGGGAACGGGGCTTGACAAGAGCTTTGGGTTCTCGAAGAACTTTGGGAGCAAGTATGAGCTCGGTGAGGAGGTTGGGAGAGGACATTTTGGTTACACATGCAAAGCGAGGTTTAAGAAGGGGGAGCTCAAGGGGCAAGAGGTAGCGGTGAAGATTATACCTAAGGCTAAG ATGACCACTGCTATTGCCATAGAGGATGTGAGAAGAGAAGTCAAGATATTAAGAGCTTTGACTGGACATAATAATCTTGTACAATTCTATGACGCATATGAAGATCACGATAATGTCTATATAGTAATGGA GTTGTGTGAAGGAGGAGAACTCTTGGACAGATTACTGTCTAg TGGTGGAAAATACACAGAAATTGATGCTAAGGCTGTCTTGATCCAGATTTTGAACGTTGTTGCATTTTTCCATCTTCAGGGTGTGGTCCACCGTGATCTAAAACCAGAA AATTTTTTGTTCACGTCGAAGGATGAGAACTCGCATTTGAAGGCCATCGATTTTGGCTTGTCTGATTTTGTGAAACCGG ATGAAAGGCTCAATGACATTGTTGGTAGTGCATACTATGTGGCACCTGAAGTTCTACATAGATCTTACAGTGTGGAAGCTGATGTATGGAGCATTGGTGTGATTGCATATATTCTGTTGTGTGGCAGCCGTCCATTTTGGGCCCGCTCTGAGTCTGGCATCTTTCGCGCTGTTCTAAAAGCTGATCCAAGTTTTGAAGAGGCACCATGGCCTTCTCTATCATCCGAGGCAAAAGACTTTGTGAAGCGCTTGCTAAATAAAGATCCAAGAAAAAGATTGACTGCTGGTCAAGCTTTAA GTCATCCGTGGATAAAGAACTCTAATGATGTAGAAGTGCCTCTGGATATTCTAATATTCAAGCTCATGAAGGCTTATATGCGTTCTTCAGCTCTTCGGAAGGCTGCCCTAAGG GCTCTGTCTAAAACATTGACGGTAGATGAGCTATTTTATTTGAAGAAGCAATTTGCATTATTGGAGCCAAGCAAAAATGGAACTATAAGCTTAGAAAATATTAAAGCG GCTTTGATGAAACATACAACAGATGCAATGAAAGATTCTCGCACTCCTGATTTTTTAGCTTCA CTTAATGCACTTCAATACAGAAGAATGGACTTCGAAGAATTTTGTGCAGCAGCACTAAGTGTCCATCAGCTGGAAGCACTTGATCGATGGGAGCAACATGCCCGTTGTGCATATGAGCTTTTTGAGGAAGACGGAAACAAGGAAATAGTCATTGAGGAACTAGCTTCT GAGCTTGGTCTAAGCCCTTCCATTCCTGTTCATGCTGTTCTACACGATTGGATTAGGCACACTGACGGGAAGCTGAGCTTCCTTGGGTTTGTCAAATTGTTACATGGTGTCTCCAGCCGTAACCTCGCTAAAGCTCAATGA
- the LOC120015495 gene encoding short-chain dehydrogenase/reductase ARMGADRAFT_1018421 translates to MRSMSAVSSYQRGIAAIVGVGPNLGRSIARKFAHEGYTVAILARDLGRLSRFADEIAREEKAQVFAIRIDCADSKSVREAFEGVLSLGFVEVLVYNAYQPVSYPSNFTDIRIDSFEKSLAVSSVGAFHCAQQVIPGMVERGRGTILFTGCSVSLNGIAGFSELCCGKFALRGLSQCLAKEFQPSGVHVAHVIIDGIVGPPRGPSAAVGSSSQRSLVGEQQRGGVGEGSVMMDPDSLAQTYWHLHVQDRTAWTQEIDLRPSSHTRFF, encoded by the exons ATGCGGAGTATGTCGGCCGTATCATCCTATCAAAGAGGCATCGCCGCCATTGTCGGCGTTGGGCCCAATCTGGGCCGATCTATTGCTCGCAAGTTTGCTCACGAAGGCTACACCGTTGCCATTCTAGCTCGTGACCtcg GGAGATTGTCGAGATTTGCAGATGAGATAGCGAGAGAAGAGAAGGCGCAGGTGTTTGCAATCAGAATAGACTGCGCTGATTCAAAAAGTGTGAGAGAGGCATTCGAAGGGGTTTTATCTCTAGGATTTGTAGAAGTACTCGTGTACAATGCTTATCAGCCGGTCTCATACCCCTCCAACTTCACCGACATTCGCATCGACTCCTTCGAGAAATCCCTTGCCGTCTCCTCCGTCGGCGCCTTCCACTGCGCGCAACAG GTGATTCCGGGGATGGtcgagagagggagaggaacAATTCTCTTCACAGGCTGCTCAGTTTCTCTCAACGGCATTGCTGGTTTCTCCGAACTGT GTTGTGGAAAGTTTGCGTTGAGAGGACTATCACAGTGCCTAGCGAAGGAGTTCCAACCTTCAGGAGTGCATGTCGCGCATGTTATCATTGATGGAATCGTAGGCCCTCCCAG GGGACCATCTGCTGCTGTTGGTTCGTCGTCACAGAGAAGTTTGGTAGGGGAACAACAGCGTGGCGGTGTAGGGGAAGGGTCGGTGATGATGGACCCTGACTCGCTGGCTCAGACCTACTGGCACCTTCACGTCCAGGACCGGACCGCTTGGACCCAGGAGATCGACCTCCGTCCCTCCTCTCACACTAGATTCTTCTAA